In the genome of Massilia sp. UMI-21, the window CCGAAGTCGAGGCGATGCGCCGCGCCATCGTCCAGCAGTTCGACCAGTACGTCAAACTCAATAAAAAGATCCCGCCCGAGATCCTCGCTTCGCTGGCGGGCATCGACGACGCCGGCCGCCTGGCCGACACCGTTGCCGCGCACCTGCCGCTCAAGCTCGAGCAGAAGCAGGTGATCCTGGAGATCTTCAACGTCGCCAAGCGCCTCGAGCACCTGCTCGGCCAGCTGGAAGGCGAACTGGACATCCTGCAGGTCGAGAAGCGCATCCGTGGCCGCGTCAAGCGCCAGATGGAGAAGTCGCAGCGCGAGTACTACCTGAACGAACAGGTCAAGGCCATCCAGAAGGAGCTCGGCGAAGGCGAAGAGGGCGCCGACATCGAGGAGCTGGAGAAGAAGGTCATCGCCGCCAAGATGCCGAAAGAGGCCATGGAAAAGGCGCAGGCCGAGATCAAGAAGCTCAAGCTGATGTCGCCGATGTCGGCCGAAGCCACCGTCGTGCGCAACTACATCGACACCCTGGTGTCGCTGCCGTGGAAGAAGAAATCGAAGGTCACCATCGACCTCGAGAAGGCCCAGCAGGTGCTGGAAGCCGACCACTACGGCCTCGACAAGATCAAGGAACGCATCCTGGAGTACCTCGCGGTGCAGCAGCGCGTCGACAAGCTCAAGGCCCCGATCCTGTGCTTCGTCGGTCCTCCGGGCGTGGGCAAGACCTCGCTGGGCGAGTCGATCGCCCGCGCCACCAACCGCAAGTACGTGCGCATGGCACTGGGCGGCGTGCGCGACGAGGCCGAGATCCGCGGTCACCGCCGTACCTACATCGGCTCGATGCCGGGCAAGGTGCTGCAGTCGCTGGCCAAGGTCGGCGTGCGCAACCCGCTGTTCCTGCTCGACGAGATCGACAAGATGGGCGCCGACTTCCGCGGCGATCCGTCCTCGGCCCTGCTGGAGGTGCTCGACCCGGCGCAGAACCACACCTTCAGCGACCACTACGTCGAAGTCGATTTCGACCTGTCGGACGTGATGTTCGTGGCCACCTCGAACTCGTTCAACATTCCGCCGGCGCTGCTCGACCGGATGGAAGTGATCCGCCTGTCGGGTTACACCGAAGACGAGAAGACCAGCATCGCGCAGCGCTACCTGCTGCCGAAGCAGATCAAGAACAACGGCCTGAAGGAAGGCGAGATCAAGGTCGAGGAATCGGCGATCCGCGACATCATCCGCTACTACACCCGCGAAGCGGGCGTGCGTTCGCTCGAGCGCGAGATCTCCAAGATCTGCCGCAAGGTCGTCAAGATGCTGCTGCTGACCAAGGCCGAGAAACGGATCACCGTCAACGGCAAGAACCTGGACAAGTTCCTGGGCGTGCGCCGCTACGACTTCGGCGTGGCCGAGAAGGAAAACCAGATCGGCCAGGTGGTCGGCCTGGCCTGGACCGAGGTGGGCGGCGACCTGCTCACGATCGAAGCCGTCAACGTGCCGGGCAAGGGCGCCATCATCCGCACCGGCACCCTGGGCGACGTGATGAAGGAATCGATCGAGGCGGCCCGCACCGTGGTGCGCTCGCGCGCCCAGCGCTTCGGCATCAAGGCGGAAGCCTTCGAGAAGACCGACATCCACATCCACGTGCCGGAAGGCGCCACGCCCAAGGATGGTCCGTCCGCCGGCATCGGCATGACGACGGCGCTGGTGTCGGCCTTCACCGGCATCCCGGTGCGCGCCGACGTGGCGATGACCGGCGAGATCACGCTGCGCGGCGAAGTGCTGCCGATCGGCGGCCTGAAAGAGAAGCTGCTGGCGGCGCATCGCGGCGGCATCAAGACGGTGCTGATCCCGGAGCAGAACGTGAAGGACCTGGCCGACATCCCGGACAACGTCAAGAACAAGCTCGAGATCGTGCCGGTGCGCTGGATCGAGAAGGTGCTCGAGGTTGCGCTGGAGCGTCAGCCGGAACCGGTGGCGGACGTGGCGGCGGCACCCGTGGCCGTCAACCCGACCCCGGCTGCGGAAGGGTCGTCCGATGTGGTCAAGCACTGACCGCTTCGCGTGATCGATGAAACAGGCGCCGCGGCGCCTGTTTTGTTTTCGGCGCCCGCCGCGGCCGCGGATCGCACGCGGCGAGCGTGGCATTTGCCCACAACCGACCGCAGCCTCCAAGGATGTTGCTTGACAGACCAATGTTGCCCTTGTTTAATACGCCCTTGCACTTTTGCAGTAAGGCGCCGCGGCGTCCAACGAATACACGAGGGTTAGAGTGAACAAGACAGAACTGATCGAAGAAATCGCGAAGTCCGCGGACATTACCAAGGCTTCGGCCACGCGTGCTCTCGACGCGATGATCACGGCGGTGACCGAGTCCCTGAAGAAGAACGACAGCGTCACGCTGGTGGGTTTTGGCACCTTCACCGTGGGCGAGCGTGCGGCCCGTACCGGCCGCGATCCGCGTACCAAGGAACCGATCAAGATTGCAGCTGCAAAGGTTCCGAAATTTAAGGCTGGTAAAGCTCTGAAAGATGCTGTAAACTAATGCCTTCTCTGCAGTGACATGCAGGGAGCACTACCCGGAAAGGATGCGGTTCGGTGTTGCGGGC includes:
- the lon gene encoding endopeptidase La — encoded protein: MTTSKLTEQTTLPLLPLRDVVVFPHMVIPLFVGRPKSIKALEAAMEQGKSIMLAAQKAAAKDEPSAADIYEIGCVANILQMLKLPDGTVKVLVEGAQRARIDQITDGATHFTAELTPVASEIGDDSEVEAMRRAIVQQFDQYVKLNKKIPPEILASLAGIDDAGRLADTVAAHLPLKLEQKQVILEIFNVAKRLEHLLGQLEGELDILQVEKRIRGRVKRQMEKSQREYYLNEQVKAIQKELGEGEEGADIEELEKKVIAAKMPKEAMEKAQAEIKKLKLMSPMSAEATVVRNYIDTLVSLPWKKKSKVTIDLEKAQQVLEADHYGLDKIKERILEYLAVQQRVDKLKAPILCFVGPPGVGKTSLGESIARATNRKYVRMALGGVRDEAEIRGHRRTYIGSMPGKVLQSLAKVGVRNPLFLLDEIDKMGADFRGDPSSALLEVLDPAQNHTFSDHYVEVDFDLSDVMFVATSNSFNIPPALLDRMEVIRLSGYTEDEKTSIAQRYLLPKQIKNNGLKEGEIKVEESAIRDIIRYYTREAGVRSLEREISKICRKVVKMLLLTKAEKRITVNGKNLDKFLGVRRYDFGVAEKENQIGQVVGLAWTEVGGDLLTIEAVNVPGKGAIIRTGTLGDVMKESIEAARTVVRSRAQRFGIKAEAFEKTDIHIHVPEGATPKDGPSAGIGMTTALVSAFTGIPVRADVAMTGEITLRGEVLPIGGLKEKLLAAHRGGIKTVLIPEQNVKDLADIPDNVKNKLEIVPVRWIEKVLEVALERQPEPVADVAAAPVAVNPTPAAEGSSDVVKH
- a CDS encoding HU family DNA-binding protein; translated protein: MNKTELIEEIAKSADITKASATRALDAMITAVTESLKKNDSVTLVGFGTFTVGERAARTGRDPRTKEPIKIAAAKVPKFKAGKALKDAVN